The Taeniopygia guttata chromosome 31, bTaeGut7.mat, whole genome shotgun sequence genomic sequence GACCGACAGACTATCTCCCATCACTCTCCACTCCTCACTTTGCCCCACAGAACTAGCTCTGTtctccctggggacagcaaaAATGCAGAGATTTTGATATCCAGGAATACTGGGAAAAATACTGCAGAGCTTATaaacaaaaccccagaaatCTTAAACACAAAAGTGTGTCTGAGTGTGCTCCAGAAAGAGTGTATGGGAAatggttttgattttggttACAGGTATTGCCTCTAACTCTTCACTGTCCCTTTCTCCAcgaacaggtgcccatgtgcagccacagcaaatgtccaacagcagctccatcagccacttcctcctgctggcactggcagacacgcggcagctgcagctcctgcacttctgcctcttcctgggatctccctggctgccctcctgggcaacggcctcatcatcagcgccgtagcctgcggccaccacctgcacacgcccatgttcttcttcctgctccacctggccctcagcgacctgggctccatctgcaccactgtccccacagccctgcacaattccctctgggacaccagcaccatctcctactcaggatgtgctgcacagctatttctgattttcttcttcatgggaGCAGAGTTTTCCCTCCTGAcctgtcgctataggacacgagaaagcacaacacGAGCCACCTGCcattttgcaaggtaaaagaggaagtttattttctgactccaacttttatacttttccaaaggtgacagtggattggagagtgaatgggccacctctcaaagacattggacaaaccactagtacatcaagtttctccacccccatgaaggaatgcaaaacaatatgttatttacagaaattgtgtgggaacgttttccaacagaatgtaaactcagaaggctttagaaaaacttaagaatcagggcgacactgACCATCATGTACTACAACtgctacgtgtccatctgcaaacccctgcactacgggaccctcctgggcagcagagcttgtgcccacatggcagcagctgcctgggccagtgcctttctcactgctctgctaaacacagccaatacattttccctgcccctgtgccatggcaatgccctgggccagttcttctgtgaaatctcccagatcctcaaactctcgtgctccaaatcctacctcagggAACTTGGACTTCTTGATGTTAGTGTGTGCTTCGGACTTggatgttttgtgttcattgttttctcctatgtgcagatcctcagggctgtgctgaggatcccctctgagcagggacggcacaaagccttttccacctgcctccctcacctggctgtggtctctctgttcctcagcactggCACATTTACCTACCTAAAGCCTCCCTCCAtgttctccccatccctggatctggccctgtcagttctgtactcggtggtgcctccagccctgaaccccctgatctacagcctgaggaaccaggagatcaaggctgcagtgtggacactgatgactggatgacttcagaaacattaaactgctgggcaatttctgcaaatcacttgtaataaaagtaatctttgatacttcttgttgttttcatttgggaggttcttttttcttt encodes the following:
- the LOC116807124 gene encoding olfactory receptor 14J1-like translates to MYYNCYVSICKPLHYGTLLGSRACAHMAAAAWASAFLTALLNTANTFSLPLCHGNALGQFFCEISQILKLSCSKSYLRELGLLDVSVCFGLGCFVFIVFSYVQILRAVLRIPSEQGRHKAFSTCLPHLAVVSLFLSTGTFTYLKPPSMFSPSLDLALSVLYSVVPPALNPLIYSLRNQEIKAAVWTLMTG